One window of the Runella slithyformis DSM 19594 genome contains the following:
- the cmk gene encoding (d)CMP kinase translates to MSKIIIAVDGFSSCGKSTTAKGVAAHLGYAYIDTGAMYRAVTLHFHTHHVALTNPKEVSKALESIKIDFRRNPETGRNETYLNGLNVEDEIRKLYIANWVSEVSAVSEVRRAMVAQQQRMGKTKGIVMDGRDIGTVVFPEAELKVFMTADPHIRAQRRQVELLAKGEMLDLEDILKNIQKRDLIDTTRADSPLIQAEDATLVDTSFMTLDEQIELLTNMADEKISSSMRQSRTDA, encoded by the coding sequence ATGTCAAAAATCATTATTGCGGTAGATGGCTTTTCCAGTTGCGGAAAAAGTACTACTGCCAAAGGAGTTGCAGCCCATTTAGGGTATGCATACATAGATACCGGGGCCATGTATCGGGCGGTGACGCTACACTTTCATACCCATCATGTGGCGCTTACCAACCCCAAAGAAGTTTCGAAAGCCCTCGAAAGTATTAAAATAGACTTTAGAAGAAACCCCGAGACCGGACGAAACGAAACCTATCTCAACGGACTCAATGTAGAGGATGAGATCAGAAAGCTGTACATTGCCAATTGGGTCAGCGAGGTCAGTGCCGTTTCGGAAGTAAGACGTGCCATGGTGGCCCAACAACAACGAATGGGCAAAACCAAAGGAATCGTAATGGACGGCCGGGATATTGGAACTGTAGTGTTTCCGGAAGCGGAGCTGAAAGTATTTATGACCGCCGACCCCCATATCAGAGCCCAACGACGCCAAGTCGAATTGCTGGCTAAGGGAGAGATGCTTGATCTGGAAGATATTCTGAAAAATATTCAGAAGCGTGATCTGATCGATACAACCCGGGCCGACAGTCCTCTGATACAGGCAGAAGACGCCACGTTGGTCGATACGTCTTTTATGACGTTGGATGAACAAATTGAATTGCTGACCAATATGGCTGACGAAAAAATCAGCAGCTCAATGAGACAAAGCCGTACCGACGCATGA
- a CDS encoding NAD(P)/FAD-dependent oxidoreductase, protein MTADYLIVGQGIAGSILAWTLTQRGHHVLILNDPTLPAASKVSGGIFNPLTGKKLSRTWKADDLFPFAHAFYADMQEQLGGDFLHDCDVYRPYRSIEEQNSYLAQTADPNIAKYVIDHTDDAKFSPFIENPYGGLQITQSGWVDCVQMLQKIEAYFVDKNQYLFERIDYKKIDIQEDGVGYGKCKVKKILFCEGYEARQNPFFNWLPFNPVKGQSLIAFMEDYSVPEIINQGAFVLPIDEKGTCRLGATYTWHDINWETTADGREYLEGKIKTFLKAPYTILEQQVGIRPSTKDRRPFVGIHPEYSALGIFNGLGTKGVSLAPYFANQFVKFLETGEEIDSEANIERIFSLYFRSK, encoded by the coding sequence ATGACCGCCGATTATTTAATAGTAGGACAGGGAATCGCAGGCTCCATTCTGGCCTGGACATTGACACAGCGCGGGCATCATGTCCTGATATTGAATGACCCCACCTTGCCTGCGGCTTCCAAAGTGTCGGGCGGAATATTTAATCCGTTGACCGGCAAAAAGCTGTCGCGTACCTGGAAAGCCGATGACCTCTTTCCTTTTGCCCATGCCTTTTACGCAGATATGCAGGAGCAACTCGGTGGAGACTTTCTCCATGACTGTGATGTGTATCGACCCTATCGTTCCATTGAAGAACAAAATTCGTACCTGGCTCAAACTGCCGACCCCAACATCGCCAAGTATGTGATTGACCATACTGATGATGCAAAATTTTCGCCTTTTATTGAAAATCCGTACGGTGGCCTTCAAATCACGCAGTCAGGATGGGTGGATTGCGTGCAGATGCTCCAAAAAATTGAAGCGTATTTTGTGGATAAAAATCAATATTTGTTCGAGAGAATAGATTATAAAAAAATTGATATTCAGGAAGATGGAGTAGGGTATGGAAAGTGCAAAGTTAAAAAAATACTATTTTGTGAAGGCTATGAAGCCCGTCAGAATCCTTTTTTTAACTGGTTGCCGTTTAATCCTGTGAAAGGCCAAAGCCTCATCGCGTTTATGGAAGACTATTCGGTTCCCGAAATCATCAATCAGGGAGCCTTTGTGTTACCGATCGATGAAAAAGGAACCTGCCGTCTGGGAGCTACCTATACCTGGCACGATATTAACTGGGAAACTACCGCAGACGGTCGCGAATATCTGGAAGGGAAAATAAAGACATTTTTAAAAGCTCCTTATACCATTTTAGAACAACAGGTGGGAATCAGACCTTCGACCAAAGATCGACGACCGTTTGTGGGAATTCATCCGGAATATTCGGCACTGGGGATTTTTAACGGGCTCGGAACCAAAGGTGTAAGCCTGGCACCTTATTTTGCGAATCAGTTTGTAAAATTTTTGGAAACCGGAGAAGAAATAGACAGCGAGGCGAATATTGAGCGAATTTTTTCGTTATATTTTCGTTCTAAATAG